From the Haliaeetus albicilla chromosome 19, bHalAlb1.1, whole genome shotgun sequence genome, the window AATGGGACACAGGGGAAGAGAGCtcacaggcccagcagcacatTAGCCCtggacaagagcagcagtgaggGAAGCTCTGCAGGCTTGGCAGGGATGCAGACAGCAGGGATTTGACATTTTGCTAATGCCCATCATGCCAGCAGGCAACAATTCCCTGCCAAGTAGCAGCAGCACAGTTTAGAAACCACATCTCCTCCTCCCATCCAGCTGCAACTATAGAGACACATGGGTGTGATCAACAGCACACAACAGATTTTTGCAAGGACAAGGATTCTTGATGGAGACAAAACTACAGTAACCCTCACCGTACCATTGTGATTTCTTTACAACTAACAACAAACACACCCTGCCAGTCATCATTACACAACTTCCAAACCTGGAGTCTGGGCATATGGATATCCCATGGGCTGTGGAGCAGGTCCGTAGGCATTCATTGGAGGTGGTGCATAAGGATACAGTCCGTTTGGTGGTGGAGGAGCAGCATAGCCCCCCGGTGCAGGTGAATAACCCCCAGGAGCAGGTGGGGCAGGTGCATACCCTCCAGGCACAGGTGTATAGCCATAGCCAGGGTTCTGGAGAGGAACGCCACTGGAAGCTAAGGAGCACATGTTTAGTAAGCCAGACATCCTTTTGTTACAACTAAACatacagaataaaagcaaaatagtcCTGTTCATGCAGCACCATCTCCCTTAATCTAAATTCACTATACAGTCCTGGCACAGTACTGTGCTTGAAGAGCACTAGCATCCTCACTGCAAGTTCACAGGGTGCTGAAGGAAACCAGCTGCAAAAACACTAGCTATCAGGTACCACTCCCATCACAGAGCTCCCACTGCTGCAAGAAAAGACCATTCTAAAGCAAGTATCAGCAGGGAggttcttccttctttttaaactttcttgtcagaaaaaagaagtgtaCATTTCTAAATgcacatttctttaaaaagaaaactttcttgtcagaaaaaaacatgtacattttcctcccatttgaaagttttaaatagaagtcattttttaagatttcttcttccccttctccaaaCGTGCACGTTAACTTCCCCCATCTCACTTTGCTATTATAGAACTGAGCTGAGGGTAGGCAAGTGAAGCAATTTTTCACCATCACGTATTTCGGTTTTATTCCAGGAGGAATAAGGTTCTATAGAAAAAGGTGGTGCACCTCAGAAGCACAAACTCCAGAATATTCTGATTGCACAAAGCACTAAGAcgaaacaaagaaaaaggactGGAAGGGAAAACAAGAGTTCccctggaaagaggaaaaaatacattgctgTGGAACAGTGCATAGGGTACCCTTCTTCCAATCAAGTTCAAGAGCACTATTCTCTAACTAGCTCAGCCAGCCATGGGGGAACTGCAGTCTCTGAAAATCCCTTACCATTAGAGGCAGCTTTGAACATCAGCTGTCCAAACTCAATAGCTCCTCCACTGTTGAAAGTCAGTTTAAATGtcccctgcccttcccagccACCTAGGAGAGAAAGAATTAGAACTGAAACAGACTATTAACCTCCTCAGTAGCAGTCAAGACACAAAACAGTTAATACTCCAATTATTTTTTGattctttatttcaaaactgttttgagTCCCATTGCTAGGGTGCTATCAGATGTCCCCCAAAATAGTATCTCAAGAGGATgaggaatttatttatttaccctTTAAAGGATGATCCCCACTATAGTTATGTAGAAGCAGCCTACTCTAGATAACTAGattgttttgttctttcctgAAAGGTTTAGTGGAACCTAATAATGAACACAGTGTAAAGAAAGAACACTTAATTCACTGAGGATTTTAACTGAAAGCCCTCAAATGAAGTTTTTTTGCTGACCTCAGTGGACTACAGATCAGGATCTGCAACTCAAGCTAGgatttaaatgaaatgcaacatttttaatctctttgaCCCACGGAAGTTCAGACAGATTATAAAtgcaatttttcagaaataatttaagtAGGCAATGATATTGCAAGATAAGTAAGAGTGCTTTGTTTTGTAAgggctttttttggtgtttttttttggggggggggcacattGATTTTGTGGTGTTTTTAGACAAAAGATGTCATTCAAATAAAAGATTTCATAAAATAAGGTTTATCTTCCTTGTCTCACAATGAAGTTAGTAAAAGTAGAGATAGTCTCTTGGGGACAAAGTAGAaataaagtacagaaaaaaaataaaacaatccaCCATGGATAAAGTCACCCCCTTGGAGATTCACCTCTTTAAAACCCCTCTCTTAGTATGATTTCAGCCCAAGAACATGGGCTGATCCACAATGCCCAGAGGACCCAGTCACTTTAAAACATTGTTAcgagcagaaagcaaaagcataaGTTCTCCAGATGCCATCAAAATGCACATAAACTAATTCCAGGGCTGAAGAGGGAAGAAATCTGAACCAGAAGCCTTGTACTTAATCCCTGCAATTCCCCATGCTTGGTCATGACCGTGACTGTAAGTCTTATCACAGTTTCATCATCAAATTGGGAACAAAGCTGAATCAAGGATACACAGCAGCATCCTAGATGCACTCAAAGGCACCCAAGTTGGTAAGTGGCTACTGACCTCCAGAAAACAGAAGTGGTTGTTCATTCTGTCTATCAATACCAATGACTGCTGACTTGGTCACTTACCCACCCTTCCAGGTCAAAGACAGGAGAACACAAGCACAGGCAGAAACCCGAGTACACACGACATACACAGCAAGACAGAAGTTACAGCATTAAACAAAAGTCATCCTGTGGAAATCAGTTACTAGCTTTGGGGGCAGAAAGTAACACAGAAGCAGCGCCTTAAAGTTCAGAAGACACAAGTTGCCTCAGCGTGGACATGCTAGCTATACTGGCACAGCTACGCTATCCGTCCTTCCTGTGCACATAAGCCATCTATCTGATGttcagcagaaaaggacttgtGACACTAGGGAAGAGTTCAGTCTACAAAGCACAGGCACATACCTCCTGCCTCCGCCTGAATCTGTCCTTTGATGTAATTGGCAGAGAAAACAGGCTGCTCGATTGAGCATCCTTTCACCAAATAAAACGGCATCATGAAAGACAGCATAGGATCCTTGCCCTTTGACACAAAGATCATCTGCAAGACAGGAGGGAATGCCTCTGAATTACTTGAATTAGATATAAAGGATGGTCATGGAGTTTCAGGTGTAGTAGCATTCAAAAAAAGGGTAACTTAACTCCTAGTATCGGTATGCATTGTGTTATTTCACAGCTTTAATACTGCGGGATGCCAAACAGATTTGATGGCACATTGCTCACTTGCCTGAAGCATGTATGTTGCAAAATAATATACCACTTAAAACACACATATGCATTTATAGAGTTTTattgttctgctttttaagGATAAGCTATGACAGCTTTCAAAGAAAGTAATATTGACTGACAcattatatgaaaaatattctctCGACAGTGATTTCCAGGACTGCACGTGCCTTTGTAGGGAACTGGGATTGTGACACAGGCACCTACTAGGTTTCTGATCTAAAGTCTACAATATCCTTTGAGAAAGACGAAGCCCTGCTGGCATCAGACTTACCCTGTAAGGAGTGAGATACAGCATCCCTTTCTTCGTGCCTTTGAAGGCTTCAGGCTTGCCCGTCACGTCACTGAAGGAGAGCTCCACATCTTTACACTGTTTGAGAACACTACAGGAGGAGATCAGACAAATTGGAGAGACAAAGTCAGCAATGGCTCCGACACACACCCTGATCACACAGGGAGTGGAATAGCACACCAGAAACTCTAAATATTATCCCAAAAGAGTCAGTTCTGATGTGGGCCCtgccatttttcc encodes:
- the WBP2NL gene encoding postacrosomal sheath WW domain-binding protein, whose protein sequence is MALNRNHSQGGGVVIPNAESVLKQCKDVELSFSDVTGKPEAFKGTKKGMLYLTPYRMIFVSKGKDPMLSFMMPFYLVKGCSIEQPVFSANYIKGQIQAEAGGGWEGQGTFKLTFNSGGAIEFGQLMFKAASNASSGVPLQNPGYGYTPVPGGYAPAPPAPGGYSPAPGGYAAPPPPNGLYPYAPPPMNAYGPAPQPMGYPYAQTPGIYPPLPNTNPMYVPPPPPYSGPSPAGPSAPPAWMGPGMPGGNKAMEAASSAYYNPANPHNVYMPMDQPPPYAPPEDKKNN